A window of Hordeum vulgare subsp. vulgare chromosome 5H, MorexV3_pseudomolecules_assembly, whole genome shotgun sequence genomic DNA:
gttggggaacgtcgcatgggaaacaaaaattttcctacgcgcacgaagacctatcatggtgatgtccatctacgagaggggatgagtgatctacgtaccctcgtagattgtacagcagaagcgttagagaacgcggttgatgtagtggaacgtcctcacgtccctcgatccgccccgcgaacaatcccgcgatcagtcccacgatctagtaccgaacggacggcacctccgcgttcagcacacgtacagctcgacgatgatctcggccttcttgatccagcaagagagacggagaggtagaagagttctccggcagtgtgacggcgctccggaggttggtgatgatcttgtctcagcagggctccgcccgagctccgcagaaacgcgatctagaggaaaaactatggaggtatgtggtcgggcagccgtgagaaagtcgtctcaaatcagccctaaaacctccgtatatataggtgggagggaggggaggaggcagcctcaaaacctaaaggtttggccgaaattggaggtggaggagtcctactccaatcctacttggagtaggattccaccttcccacttggaaactctttccaccttgtgttttttccttctcaaaccttatgggccttagtgggaacttattccagcccactaggggctggtttatctcttcccatagcccatgagaccccttggggcgtgacacccctcccgatggtccccggcacccctcccggcactcccggtacactaccgatgagcccgaaacttttccggtaatgcacgaaaaccttccggtaaccaaataaggtcatcctatatatcaatcttcgtttccggaccattccggaaaccctcgtgacgtccgtgatctcatccgggactccgaacaacattcggtaaccaaccatataactcaaatacgcataaaacaacgtcgaaccttaagtgtgcagaccctgcgggttcgagaactatgtagacatgacccgagagactcctcggtcaatatccaacagcgggacctggatgcccatattggatcctacatattctacgaagatcttatcgtttgaacctcagtgccaaggattcgtataatcccgtatgtcattccctttgtccttcggtatgttacttgcccgagattcgatcgtcagtatccgcatacctatttcaatctcgtttaccggcaagtctctttactcgttccgtaatacaagatcccgcaacttacactaagttacattgcttgcaaggcttgtgtgtgatgttgtattaccgagtgggccccgagatacctctccgtcacacggagtgacaaatcccagtcttgatccatactaactcaactaacaccttaggagatacctgtagagcatctttatagtcacccagttacgttgcgacgtttgatacacacaaagcattcctccggtgtcagtgagttatatgatctcatggtcataggaataaatacttgacacgcagaaaacagtagcaacaaaatgacacgatcaacatgctacgtctattagtttgggtctagtccatcacatgattctcctaatgatgtgatcccgttatcaagtgacaacacttgcctatggccaggaaaccttgaccatctttgatcaacgagctagtcaactagaggcttactagggacagtgttttgtctatgtatccacacaagtattgtgtttccaatcaatacaattatagcatggataataaacgattatcatgaactaagaaatataataataactaatttattattgcctctagggcatatttccaacacatcctACGTCAACGCGGTCTTgaagcctccacgccgtctcaccACGGCACTGCGAAGTAAGGCGTGCATAGCGACGAATTGGAGTCGGGACTAGGGTAGCAACACCATCGGCATGCGAGAGGGCTCAACCCCCACCGTCAATGATAGTAGCCGACCGGACACAATAGCAGGAGCATACCAGGCCCATGGGCCTACAGGCCCATGGGCCTACAGGCCCGGCCGAGCCTTCAACGTCCGTAAAGTTCCCGCCATCGCGCTGCAGCACGCACGCCATGGGCGTCGCCACCCCCTTCCGAgccgctcctcctcctcaccacacAGACGACGATAAAGCCACGTCGGGGGCCAACCCGCTAGGACCCAGATCGGCCCCGCAGGGCCCAGATCTCGGTCGGGGGCGTGTTGCCGACCATCCCGCTAGTCATCCCACGCCATCACGTCGTCTCGCCGCGAAGGGGCCACGCCACCACCTCCCGCGCTACTAGCTACCGCCGCCGGGTCGCCTCGCCGTCGCCTAGTCGGGGAATACCGCCGCCACCTCATGCCCCGGGTAGTGGAGCCACACGCGCGGGACAGAAGGTCCCACCGCCAGCAACACCATCCGGGCCTGCGTCGGGGGTGtccgtcggcggcggcggggtaGAAAGGGGGGAAGGGGGCGGTCGAAGGGGAACGGGGCGTgccgccccggccacctcccgggGAGGCGACACAAGGGCGGATCCGGGTGGGGGAGAGGGGTGGGGGCGACCGGTGGCCGACGACAGTGGGAGGAGGACGGGAGAGGAACCCTTGGGAGGAGGACGGGATTCTCTCTTCACAGTACCCTAACGAACGAAATGGCGTTGCATCCCTCACATGTCGAAATCATTATTTATGGAGTATTTTTTTTAAAGATCACTCTCACCTTTCCAGATTGCGACACGTATCCTATATGTGTCACTAGTCGCATCTGAGAGTTTTCTCCTTTTTCGTATAtccgtattttcaaaacgttttatctcctaaaccgtgcgtcGAAATCTCAAACCGTTTTCACCATTGGTGTTTCTCgcttcgagatcttcaaaactagatcccatgttgataggttttgctaAAAGAAATTCATGAAAAAAACGGACGAAAAAGACCGTGCCAGTTACGACTGAAGAACAAAATTCAGGGTTTTTTCGTTTATGAGAGTCACGACCGTGTCCCACGCAAAGGCAAAAACGTAtttttcgcggaagcaaaaccgcgccttcacaaaaagacatgtttttcttttttgagaGCTCGCGAAAACAAAACCGTACCCGTCGAGAAGCAAAGCCGCGTAACtcgtaaaaaaatatatatatatgttttttttCCTTCACTTTCCGAGATTTTCGGGAGTACTGGCGATCGTCGGCCACTCCGCTCGCTGCCTGCCGGCCCAACACGACCACGGTTGGCCGGACAATAGCCGCACTCGTCAGTCACGCCACGGTGCTGCCTGCGTGCTCCGTTTTTTCAAACCTGGATGGATGAATACTTGGCCCCGGTTCCTCCTCTCCTGGTGGTGGCTGGTGGGTGGGCCACCCGCACATCCCGTCCCGTCCCATCATCAACGGCTAGCTGAGTCACCGTTGATCAGCTTGGTTTTGATTTGGATCTTGCTCCCCGCCGACCCGACACCACTCCCCTCAAGCTGCTCCGTCATAAAGAATAACATTGAAAGCACTAATGTAACATTCCCACCTTTCAGAGCTCATCGTCTCATCTCTAATCAGGGCATCTTCAACTTGAACTTGAGCTCTAATTAGGGCATCTTCAACTTGAACGCCAATCACCGGCCGAGCGGGCCTCCTCAAATGTCCGAAGCTATTTGTCCGTCGTACGTTGACCAATGACGAAGAGACAAGTAAAACCGAAGCGTTAGAGTAGGCGACACTGTCGTCTCGACTCCTTCTAGAGCCCCTTCGATCCGACGAGAGTTTGTTGGATCTCAAATTGCCTGGACTTTTAATGACCCGTAAAGTCAAAGATGCATCCGCTCTTCTGGTCTAGCGATTGCAATAGTCCATAGACGACACCACAACGTCGTTTTTTGCCATGCTTGCTTGAACAAGAGCATCTACAGCTGAGCTTACCAAAAATAACCCTTTAAACGTCCGAAGGCGCGTCCAGTCAGTGATCGAGTTTGTCCGTTTCACGTCCTTATttgtcctttcacttgcacgtgaTTAAACAAGATGAAGAGAGAAAGAACAGAAAATGAAAGAAGAAACATAAAATGTGGTCCGCAACGGGGCTGCGTCCTACGCGACGTATTGACTGGGCGCGTCGGCGAGCCCTCATATTTTTTCTGCATTTGTCCTCAATACGAGCATTCGCGGACAATCCAGACATAGATGAATGATACAAAAATTCCGGTAGGTCTTTTTTTATCACCGGTCACGTTTATGGACATATGAGAGGTGGTTTGAGGCGCCCACTTGTAGATGCTCCGTCAAAGTTGTGCTGCATTATTAGGGCATCGACATCAAAGGTGAGCGATGGCTTCTATCTTATCTTTTGCTTGGACaagaaggaaaaaggaaaaaaaaactctGCTAATGGATGGGAGGCACTAGCACTAGCTAGTTGCTCCAGCTGAGCTGAAGCCAGTCCTCCTTTTTTTTTGTCTAATCTCCGCCTTTTTCGAAAGCGGCCACAAGACCAGCACGACCCTCCCGGCGTCTGTCTCTGTCTGTGCAGCGGGACCACGGACACGcctgggcccactggtcagccgtgCTACAGTGGCCCGCTGAGGCGCACGGCTTCCAGCGGCACCTCCCGCAAACCTTCCGTTTGTAAAACTCTACGGGCTTTGGTTTATCGGAGGTGAGCGTGGTCGCCGACAAGACAAGGAGGAGCAAATCAGGGCCTTCACAGACATACAAAATAAGAAGCTTGCGttggaggcgaagaagaaagcGAAGATGCTAGAGATCGAGGCCATCAAAGCAGCCACCAGAGCAAGAGAAGTTCGGCTCGCTTGCATGACGAAGAGGGGGCGAGATCTTAAAGGTGGACTTGAGCACGGTCTCTCCGAGGAAGCGGTCTCGATTCGAGAAGATGCAGGCCGACATGCTCACCCTCGATGACAAGTGATCCATGGCGCGGTGTGCGGGAATGACCACGACCGAGATGGCACGGGCGAACTGCAGTCTAGTTTTGTATGCTGGCCGCTCGCGAGTTTGCCCGGCATGAAAACCGGATGCTTTTTTTGAAGGGTTACATATGTGTGCCGACCGCTGGCATATCATCGACGTGAACTATTGACGTCGGCATGACTTATGACCGCAAGCCTTTTTTTATAATAAAAAAGACTATGCGTGGACGAAAAGCGAGTTCCTCCTTTGGACATACAATCGAtccatttttaaaaagaaaacggATGAATCGACTCAAACGAATAAAAAACGGATAAAGGTCGGCTCGTCCGTTTTGAGTGGGCTGGTTGGAGTTGGTctgaggccctgtttgtttcagaagtcttaagacttttttaagtcccaactaaaaagtccctagtccctacccgtttgtttccatgaactaaacagggactagaggtcattaaatgacatgtaaaaagaccatgttacccctagtaatgtagtagtagttattaaataacatgctaaaagcaggggcactgttggaaaaatgccaaaaaagtctcaaaaagaccctcccatagggacttcttcctttagtccaaaatacccccttttagtccctaaaagtccctcctgtttgtttcacatgagactaaaagagactttttttaatccctacaccaaaaaatctctggaaacaaacaccccctgaTCTCCCCTGATTAGCCAGCCCCCCACCCCCCACCTGCTGCTTGAGCAAGAACAAAAAATGTCTCTTGCTAATGGAGGGCACTAGTCGCGCCAGCTCCCCTGATTTGGCCCTGTTTTCTCCCTTTGTTTCTTGGctgggattttttcactgttttgatccttaaggTGTAAGTTCATCACGTAACGAACTCGGTtcgaaagtatttcacgttttgacccttttggaaacGCCACATTCCGTGGCGTTGCAGCCCTGTTATGAAACGCCAGTCTGCTGGACGTTGCGGGCCTcgtgtgcaacgccagtctactggacgttgcggcCCTTCCCAGAAACGCCAAGGTGGCTGGCGTTGCAGGCCTCATGTGAAACGCCACGAGCTATGGCGTTTCTTGCCTTTATATTCTGCCACCCCGACCCCCTCGCCCACCAACCAccatttctcctctcctcttgttcttgttagcccgaaaaagctctccctcctcctcaccatcccccccttcgatctccctcctccaaGGTGGCTGGCGTTGCAGACCATACCAGGAACGCCAGGGTGCTtggcgtttccttagtccagtaccgCGGTGCTGGGGTCCTGGCCAGCGTTGCACCATAGTTCAAGAAACATAGTTCAACATAGTTCAACAAACATAGTTCAACAGACATCATATTTCATAGGACAGCATCATAACATAGGTCATAACACttcacttcctccctctcttcgcAGCCATCTTGCCCTTAGTAACGTAGCCCTCTGGAGTGTTCTGCCAGCCAGGACGTCTGATGTTCCTTGAGCTAGCTCGACGTGTTTCTTCCGTCGGCTGAGTGGGTTGACTTGGCTGAGGAGCATCGTCCATCTACGAAGCCCCAAACTCAATGAAGTCCGGATCCGCAGCCTCGTTGTCggactcatcttcttcttcaatctCCTCTTCATGTGCTCGGCTAGAAGAAACATATGCTCGACTCgaagacggacgagcggaagagGCCCGTGGCCGGCTGGCAGATGGACGAGCGGAAGACTGCACATCCATCGTGTACTGCGCACGTGCCCTCACATCGGTGGATGAAACACTGTGGCAAGAAAGTAAAGCCGCTACTGTGCGGCACCGATTGGCGACCTTCTGCGCAACGAAAAGATAATGACATGTTTATATGCTAACAAAGGTACGACAAAACAAAGGTTAACAAGGAACCCAACCTGCAAAGTAGTTCTAACAAGTCCGTCCGTTTGTGGACATGGGGCACGGGCAAGGACCACGTTACtctcgttgatacatctccatagctccATGCCCTGGATAAAACACATGTGACATACCATCCACGAATAAATGAAACTTGTTTATATTTTAAAGGAGGGATGTACCACTCGGTCATGGATAGGAACATAGTCAAGATGCGCTCCAACTGTCTCCCTAATTGAATTGTTGAATGCAGCATCAGCAGCCTCACTCGGCAGTAAGTCCAAGCAATCGGAACGAGTCCAGGCAGCCTTATGGATAACTTTGTACTCTGTACGCATCCACTCCAAATGCCTTAAGTATGCCGCCTCGTCAGTGTCGGGTGTTTCATCATTTTCAACTCGATGTTGTCTCTgagcattccacatgtccacccaagtaatgtggtgctcctcccaattGATTACAGTCTTATTGCTTTGCCGGTTTGTCCTACAAAGCATTAGAATACTACATCAGTTACATTTTTTCATGTTAGACATTGATCAACAGGAGAAACACGTGATACAAAAGACTTACGTAGCTTCACACATGTCTCGACGTAATCCGGCGGGGTGCGTTGTTGTACCCCGAACTGCTTAGAAacacgatgaggaagatgccactccaccgcataaaagcatatcatcgggcaccgcacacgccaaagatgctggtcacgaaggcacatgttgctcagaggatactgcctaagtaccgtgtacggcctccaattaacctacataacaacaagtcactcaaccatccatgaaaaaaaatcagcaaatttGATAAAGCATTTACCTGTTCGTAAGTTAGCATGTCAAGCTCGCTTATGTATGCCTTATACCGCCCCATAGCCGCGATACTCGTTCATTGGACATTAGCCCATGTGTGTGCGATAGTGGGGTATCGCTCCTCGTCCCCGTCAAACGGGTACTTCCAGGGTTCTTCCGGAGCAAGGCTGAAGTTCCGGCCAACAGGGatacgctcccacatccaaacctgtagggcccagacgaaacctccaagacaggacgtcggcttactcctcatgcatgctccatccaactacagatttaataaaataaaaatgcatcatatcccattgaataaaatgaaaatgcatgatattaagccatacctgacggtacaagaaggctagtgccgtcgaaccccaactccacttcacatcccagtcacgaagcggatccaagaacatccatgaggctgtgtccccagtgccatcaggaaacaccacttgggtcaaaagattccagagataagctctcgcgaacctctccacaacaagcggactagcatcccttgggcatctgtgaaaatgtctctgtatccaaGAAAACAACACAGCggatggcctaggatccttcctagtttcatcagtccatggctcgggttcaacaccaaccaatgctgcaacccgttgtcgccacCGGGCCGCCCTAACCTTCCCTGTAAGAGCCATGCCCTCGATAGGAAGCCCGGAgatcatagcaatatcctccaagattatgctcatctcaccaagaggaaggtgaaaagagtgtgtctccggcctccatcGATCCGTAAGTGCTGTTAGGGCAGTggcgttcaaccatggtggtgtgcctttaaagttgagcacaaattgaaaaagatccattcttctaaaatatggctcgtaacgagggtcatatacaagagcttcattggggttgtgccccctcaaacgaagtagtggaggaacctaaacaaACAAAGGCATAATTTGTTAATTGACTCAACTTGTCAAAATATACAAATCATGGAGTATAtaaaaataatcatcaacaaaatcataattacctctcctctttcaactagcaccgcacgatgcttctgctcatagtagtcatcaagacccggatatTGATCGGGCCGAAACATCCTACATAATAAGAAGAAAATTAttaccggcctcttcgaataatatgaactaaacctaggcataaacctaatgcggataatatgaacaaaagctaggttatacatatagccaccaaaaactacacctagacacctattaacaatcacaaaactacacctattaacaatcacaaaataaattttacttcaaaacatacgtacacctagtgcaaaagaaatctacacaaatacaaaatcattGCAAAAACGAATTGAAGGGATcggaggagcttaccggcctcttcgatttgccccaaagaaccaacaaaacggttgggggaggagggagatcgaaggggggaatttggaggaggagggagagctttttcgtggaagaggaggaagaaagaagtGGAGGTGGACGAAAGGGCCGCGGGGCAGTTACTTATGAGGCCTGCAACGCCAGCCACCTTGGCGTTTCTGGGAAGGGCCGCAACGTcgagtagactggcgttgcacccGAGGcccgcaacgtccagtagactggcgtttcaTAACAAGGCTGCAACGCCACGGACTGTGGCATTTCCAAAAATgtcaaaacgtgaaatactttcgaACCGAGTTCGTTACATGATGAACTTACGATTTAAGGatgaaaacagtgaaaaaatcctcTTGGCTGAGGTCTGCCTTTTTCGAAAGCGGCCCACGAGACCCCAGCACGGCCCCCGTGGACCAACCAACATGTACCGCCCCCTGCGTCTGCGTCTGCGTCTGTCTCTGACTGCGCAGCGGGACCACGGACACGcatgggcccactggtcagccgcgCTACAGCGGCCCGCCTGGGACTCCCCGTCAGCCCACCCACACACGCGCAGCCAATCAATAATTAAAGCAAGCAAAGGCCTGGCTTCTCCCACACCTCACTCCCCAAGCTCACTCTCACTCTCAGCCACTTCAAACCCCTCCATCCCATCCCAAACCCCAGCCACCCACCATGGCCGCCAACCCCGGGACCAAGAAGCATGGCAGCGGCGGCCATGCCGCCGGggccctcctcatcctcctcctctgctcCACGGCGTCCATGGCGCTCACACCGGACGGTACGTGCATTCCGGCCCGGCCACGGCCAGTCCATCTGCTGAACAAATCTACATGGCTCATCGATGTTTGCTTCGTTTCCTTTCCTTCCTTGGCCGGCCGgccggtgtgtgtgtgtgtcgcaGGGGAGGCGCTGCTGGAGCTGAAGGTGGCATTCAACGCCACGGCGGGGCAGCAGCGGCTGGGGAGCTGGCGGGCCGCCGACGCCAACCCCTGCGCCTGGGAGGGCGTCTCCTGCTCCTTCCCCGACCTCAGGGTCCAGTCCATGTACTAcgctcccccctcctccctctTCCCCCCTTCTGCATTCCACATCAGATTCATCACACACGCCTCCCTCCGCCCACCATTCTTCGTTCCTCTCCATTCGATTCGATTGGATTGTTGCTTGGGCTGCTGGCTTCTTGGATTCCTTCcttccttgcttgcttgctcGGACGAATGAACCAATGGATGAataatctctctctccctccctctcttttatGCGTGGCAGAAATCTGCCCTACATGCAGCTCGGCGGCATCATCTCCCCCAGCATCGGCAGGCTCGCCAAGCTGCAGAGGCTGTAAGTTCCCTTCATTCCTCTCACACCTTCACCACCAACAAAATCCACTCCGCCTAGATTTTCAGAGCACCGAAACACGCCTGTATTATCGGCCTCACGTACCCTGCTCCCTCTTCCTTCAGAGCTCTGCACCAGAACAGCCTGCACGGCCCCATCCCCGCCGAGATCAGGAACTGCACAGAGCTCAGAGCGATGTGAGTATACCATACAATCTCTCTGATTTGTACTACTACTAGTTCATTCGATTTCTTTGTTAGTTTCTTTGCTACGTTCTAGATTGGTGAATACCTGCTAAAATAAAATGTGGGCGTTCATTTCATTGTCTGCCTGTATCTTCTCCAGCTACCTGAGAGCCAACTACCTGCAAGGCGGCATCCCTCCGGGGATCGGCGACCTCACTCACCTCACCATCCTGTACGTTCCGCCATCCTCTCTGTTCCACGGCCTGGTGTGTTGTCGGGCCTCTGATGACGTATGTATGTGTGCCGGATAAAAATGCAGGGACCTGTCCAGCAACCTGCTGCGCGGCGCGATACCAGCGTCGATAGGGAGCCTAACTCACCTGCGGTTCCTGTACGTTGTTGCTCCTGTGATCTCCTTGGCGAATGTTTACAAGTTGGATTGGCAAGGATGACGCTGATGCAAAGCTTGAACCGTGACAAATGCAGGAACCTCTCCACCAACTTCTTCTCTGGAGAGATCCCGAACGTCGGCGTCCTCGGAACCTTCAAGAGCAGCTCGTAAGCTTAAGCCCAGCCCTGGCCTCGTCTCCTTCCAGTTTGTTGTGTGTCCTTCTTTCTTTATGATGTTGATGGTAGATGTTGCAAAATGTGAATGAATGAGTGGTATCTTTTAGTTTGTACCACATCTGTACTGTATCAGCTTCAGCTTCAGCTAGTGTGGCTTTAATGCGCTCTGGTGCGTTTCAAATGCTGCAGGTATGTCGGAAATCTGGAGCTTTGCGGGCTGCCCATACAGAAAGGTTGCCGCGGAACCCTCGGGTTCCCTGCGGTGCTGCCGCACTCCGACCCCCTCTCCTCTTCTGGCAAGTCTTAAATTCTAATGCTGCCTTTGCAATTGTGGGGTGGGGGACTGTTTTTTGAATTTTGGTAGGATCTGTGTGTGATCAACTGACTCGTGGTCATTTATTTCTGGTAACCATATAGGTGTTTCTCCAATCACCAGCAACAACAAAACCTCGCACTTCCTGAATGGCGTCGTGATCGGTTCAATGTCAACCATGGCCGTCGCGCTGGTCGCGGTGCTGGGCTTCCTCTGGGTATGCTTGCTGTCCAGGAAGAAGAATGGTGTGAACTATGTGAAAATGGACAAGCCAACTGTCCCGGATGGTAATGAAAAAAATCACACCAACCAAATACTCAGGCTCACTCACTAACTAACTGCGTGATGTCTTGACGACTTAGGTGCAACCCTCGTGACATACCAGTGGAACCTTCCGTATTCGTCGGGCGAGATCATTAGAAGGCTGGAGCTGCTCGACGAAGAGGATGTGGTTGGTTGTGGCGGGTTTGGTACGGTGTACAAGATGGTGATGGACGACGGCACGGCGTTTGCCGTCAAGAGGATTGACCTCAACCGGGAGAGGCGAGAAAAGACTTTCGAGAAGGAGCTCGAGATCCTGGGCAGCATTAGGCATATCAACCTTGTCAATCTGCGAGGATACTGCCGGCTCTCCACGGCCAAACTGCTCATATATGACTTCATGGAGCTGGGCAGCTTGGACAGCTACCTCCATGGTAGGACCCACTATATCCCTCTCTCGGCGCACTAACTAATACTATTGCATCATTGTGGTTGCAATGCCATCTTATGTTGACTGGTGCTTACTGTAACGTGTTACCAATGCAGGTGATGCGCAGGAGGATCAGCCATTGAACTGGAATGCACGTATGAAGATCGCCCTGGGCTCCGCCCGTGGTTTGGCGTATCTGCACCACGACTGCTCGCCGGGGATTGTCCACCGTGACATCAAAGCCAGCAACATCCTTCTAGACAGATGCTTGGAGCCGCGCGTGTCTGATTTCGGCCTCGCGAGGCTGCTGGTAGACAACGAGACCCACGTAACCACTGTCGTGGCGGGTACCTTCGGGTACCTAGCTCCAGGTACTCGTTCTCCCAATGCTATTTCACATTGTAACACATCTGTTAACTAATATGTATCCATTACTTTGAGGGAAGAGATGTGTCTTGTTAATTCCTGTAAATTACTTTGACGCCATGGAATTGTTGTGTAGCTTATTGTTGAGAAACTTGGCAAGTTCTGAACAATAAATACGCagcttaccttttctttgaaactAATAAGTAAAGTTTATGTTAACTTCTTGGTGCCAGAGTACCTGCAAAATGGGCATTCGACCGAGAAATCGGACGTGTATAGCTTTGGGGTGCTTTTGCTGGAGCTGGTGACCGGAAAGAGGCCTACGGATTCCTGCTTCCTCAACAAGGGTCTCAACATCGTCGGCTGGGTAAGTATATATTAGTCTTGCTCCAAAGCTGTTGCTCCCAAAgcatgcaagcaagcaagcaactgCTCTGAAGAATAATCCAGTCTTGAGTCTGAACCACCTTTGCTTTGCTGTGGCATGCATGCACGTGCAGCTGAACACGCTGAGCGGGGAGCACCGTCTGGAGGAGATCCTGGATGAGAGGTCGGGCGACGCGGAGGTGGAGGCGGTGGAGGGGATCCTGGACATCGCGGCCATGTGCACGGACGCGGACCCGGGGCAGCGGCCGTCGATGGGGGCGGTGCTCAAGATGCTGGAGGAGGAGATCCTGTCGCCCTGCCTCAGCGAGCTCTACTACGAGCAGCACCTGGAGCTCTGAGCTCTCTCTGATGAGCAGGcgagtgagtgagtgagtgaaCACTACCCCTTGTGCTGGTGCTGTGCCATGATCGATGATGATCTACCTGGATGGGAGAAGCTCAAGTTTTGTAGATACTTGAtgatgagatgagatgagatgaacCAGCTTTGGTAGGAGGAGCAGTTGTCATCTTTAAGTTGTGTTGTGTTGTGCCCAGGTTAGTGAGTGGTTCTTTGGTCAGAACCAGAACCAAATCAGTCAGGAATCGACTGTGCTTTTGTACATAGACATGGAGATCTTTGAGCTTTGTTTCTTTTATcccttttccattttttttgctgttgtttCTCTGCCTAGTCGCTCCTTCCTTTCAgcattttccttttttcctttttggcaTTTTGATTGCATGGCCAACTTCCTTTGAACCAAATCAGACAAGCAAGATAGGTAAAGTAAACTAGGTCAAATTTACCTTGAATG
This region includes:
- the LOC123395472 gene encoding LRR receptor-like serine/threonine-protein kinase FEI 1, producing MAANPGTKKHGSGGHAAGALLILLLCSTASMALTPDGEALLELKVAFNATAGQQRLGSWRAADANPCAWEGVSCSFPDLRVQSINLPYMQLGGIISPSIGRLAKLQRLALHQNSLHGPIPAEIRNCTELRAIYLRANYLQGGIPPGIGDLTHLTILDLSSNLLRGAIPASIGSLTHLRFLNLSTNFFSGEIPNVGVLGTFKSSSYVGNLELCGLPIQKGCRGTLGFPAVLPHSDPLSSSGVSPITSNNKTSHFLNGVVIGSMSTMAVALVAVLGFLWVCLLSRKKNGVNYVKMDKPTVPDGATLVTYQWNLPYSSGEIIRRLELLDEEDVVGCGGFGTVYKMVMDDGTAFAVKRIDLNRERREKTFEKELEILGSIRHINLVNLRGYCRLSTAKLLIYDFMELGSLDSYLHGDAQEDQPLNWNARMKIALGSARGLAYLHHDCSPGIVHRDIKASNILLDRCLEPRVSDFGLARLLVDNETHVTTVVAGTFGYLAPEYLQNGHSTEKSDVYSFGVLLLELVTGKRPTDSCFLNKGLNIVGWLNTLSGEHRLEEILDERSGDAEVEAVEGILDIAAMCTDADPGQRPSMGAVLKMLEEEILSPCLSELYYEQHLEL